ATTTCTTTAGTTAATGGAATTCCCATCATTTTTATAAACTGGTATATTATTTCCCCTGTAGCCGACGAACTGGTTTGAACATAATTCAAATCGGCAAACTCGGTATTTGTCATATGATGGTCTATATTAATGGTATAAGATGCAGCATTAAAAATGTCAATTCGCTTTCCAAGGCGGCCGGTATCCCCTGTATCCAATGCCAGTACAAGGTCGTAGTTTTCTTTTTCACCTTGGTAAACTTTTGTAAATTCTATGCCAGGCAAAAACCCATAGCTTGAAGGAATTTCCTCTTCAATGTAAATTACCGGTTCAATTCCCAGCTCCTTTACTGCATATGCAAGGGCAATACTTGAACCAAGTGCATCCCCGTCTATAGACACATGGGGCAGGATGGCAAGGGTTTTTACTTCTTTTATCTTTGAAATAATGATATTTTTAGTCATCATTACAACTCCCCAATCCTTTCAAATTACTAACAAAGTTAAATATCTTAATCACTTTCTTTTTTTTCTTTTATATCTTCTATCAATTTAGAAATCCTGGCACCATATTCAATGGAATCATCAATTTCAAAAATAATTTCCGGTGAATAACGTATTTGAAGCCTGCTTCCTATCTCCCGTCTTATAAAACCTGCTGCACTTTCTAAACCCTTAAACACTTCTTTTTTTTCTTCTTCATCTGCCATAATGCTGACAAACACCTTTGCATAGCGCAAATCTTTTGTTACCTTTACATGGGTGACACTAATAAGCTTTGAAAGCCTTGGGTCTTTAAGTTCAGTGTGTATAATATTGCTAATTTCCCTCTTTATCCCTTCTGAAATCCGCATAGTTCTGTCCATTACAAACACTCCTAAAAGTAATTTTCTTTTTTATTCTCTGACTTCTTCCATAACGTAGGCTTCAATAACGTCCCCTACCTTTATATCATTGTATTTTTCTAAAGACAGTCCGCATTCATAGCCCTGGACAACTTCCTTTACATCATCTTTAAACCTTTTTAAGGAAGCAAGTTTTCCTTCATGGACAACAATGCCGTTTCTTAGTACCCTTACACCGCTATTTCTAATGATTTTCCCGTCAAGTACATATCCACCGCCAATGGTACCAACACCGGAAGCTTTAAACAGCTGTCTTATTTCAACATGACCGGTAATAACTTCTCTGTAAGTAGGGTCAAGCAATCCCTTCATAGCTGCCTCAACATCTTCTATTGCATCGTAAATAACTGTATAAAGCCTTATATCCACTCCGGCATCTTTTGCAATTTCTGTTACATTCCCTGCAGTTCCCACATTAAAACCAATTATAATTGCATTTGATACTTGTGCTAATGTTACGTCTGACTCAGTGACCGCTCCTACTCCTCCATGGATTATCTTAATTCCTACTTCCTCATTTGAAAGTTTTTCTAAGGACTGTTTAATAGCTTCAACAGAGCCCTGCACATCTGCTTTTACAATTATATTCAGTTCTTTTACTTCACCTGCTTTAATCCTCTCAAATAAATCATCCAGTGAAACTTTAACAGTAGGATTTAACATTTGTTCCCTAAGCTTTTGTTTTCTCTTTTCAACAAGCTGCTTTGCAATTTTTTCATCAGTTATTGCATAAAAGGTTTCTCCTGCCTCCGGTACTTCCGGAAGTCCGAGTATTTCTACAGGTGTTGACGGACCGGCTTCCATTATTCTCTGACCCTTATCATCTGTCATTGCCCTTATCCTGCCAACCAATGTCCCTGTAACAATTGAATCCCCATGATGCAGCGTTCCCCTTTGAACTAACATGGTGGCTATAGGTCCCCTGTCCTTATCAAGTTTTGCCTCAATTACAGTTCCTTTTGCCTGTCTATTTGGGTTTGCCTTTAGTTCAAGCATATCTGCAACTAAAAGTACCATTTCAAGTAAATAGTCTATATTTATTCTCTTTTTAGCTGAAACCTCTACACAAATGGTGTCTCCACCCCATTCTTCAATAAGCAGTCCATGTTCAGCCAATTCCTGTTTCACCCTGTCAGGATTAGC
The genomic region above belongs to Acetivibrio saccincola and contains:
- the rbfA gene encoding 30S ribosome-binding factor RbfA encodes the protein MDRTMRISEGIKREISNIIHTELKDPRLSKLISVTHVKVTKDLRYAKVFVSIMADEEEKKEVFKGLESAAGFIRREIGSRLQIRYSPEIIFEIDDSIEYGARISKLIEDIKEKKESD